The following are from one region of the Cetobacterium somerae genome:
- the dxr gene encoding 1-deoxy-D-xylulose-5-phosphate reductoisomerase, translating to MKNITILGSTGSIGTNALKVIEAKKEKFKVVGMSAYSNLELFKEQIEQFNPKYLCIGTEKNAEILQKLYPEKVIYFGDEGLKAMGALEDTDIVLTAISGAVGIEATIEAIKKEKRIALANKETMVAAGDYINKLLKKYPKAEIIPVDSEHSALFQSMQGSRKEEVRNLIITASGGTFRGKTLEELKDVTVEQALKHPNWSMGKKITIDSSTLVNKGLEVIEAHMLFGIEYDNIEVLVHPQSIIHSMVEFIDNSIIAQIGAPDMKLPIQYAFTYPERESSRELEKLNLKSLRELTFTQVDDSVFKGVKLAFQAGKIGKTMPCVFNSANEVAVELFLKGKIKFLEIYEIIEKAMESHEAKEVDSLEIIKNVDKETRKWVYDNYGRD from the coding sequence ATGAAAAATATAACTATATTGGGTTCTACAGGAAGTATTGGAACAAATGCACTAAAAGTTATAGAGGCCAAAAAAGAGAAATTTAAAGTTGTAGGAATGTCTGCATATTCAAATTTAGAATTATTCAAAGAACAAATAGAGCAATTTAACCCAAAATATCTTTGTATAGGTACTGAAAAAAATGCTGAAATTCTACAAAAGCTATATCCAGAAAAAGTGATTTATTTTGGAGATGAAGGATTAAAAGCAATGGGAGCTCTTGAAGATACTGATATAGTTTTAACAGCAATAAGTGGAGCTGTAGGAATTGAAGCTACAATTGAAGCGATAAAAAAAGAAAAAAGAATTGCATTAGCAAACAAAGAAACAATGGTAGCAGCAGGAGATTATATAAATAAGCTTTTAAAAAAATATCCGAAAGCTGAGATAATTCCAGTTGATAGTGAGCATTCAGCTTTGTTTCAAAGTATGCAAGGTAGTAGAAAAGAAGAAGTAAGAAATTTGATTATTACAGCTAGTGGTGGAACGTTTAGAGGTAAAACTTTAGAGGAGTTAAAAGATGTAACAGTTGAACAAGCTTTAAAACACCCAAATTGGTCTATGGGGAAAAAAATAACAATTGATTCCTCAACATTAGTTAATAAAGGCTTAGAGGTAATAGAAGCTCATATGTTATTTGGGATAGAATATGATAATATTGAGGTTTTAGTTCATCCTCAAAGTATAATTCATTCAATGGTAGAATTTATAGACAACTCTATTATTGCACAAATAGGAGCACCTGATATGAAATTACCTATTCAGTATGCTTTTACGTATCCGGAAAGAGAGAGCAGTAGAGAATTAGAAAAATTAAATTTAAAATCATTGAGAGAACTTACATTTACTCAAGTTGATGACAGTGTGTTTAAAGGAGTAAAGTTAGCTTTTCAAGCTGGAAAGATAGGAAAAACAATGCCGTGTGTATTTAACTCAGCAAATGAAGTTGCAGTGGAACTATTTTTAAAGGGTAAAATAAAATTTTTAGAAATATATGAAATTATAGAAAAAGCTATGGAATCTCATGAAGCAAAAGAGGTAGATTCTTTAGAGATAATAAAAAATGTAGATAAAGAAACAAGAAAGTGGGTTTATGATAATTATGGAAGAGATTAA
- a CDS encoding TetR/AcrR family transcriptional regulator, producing MTKRDRIKRTATILFAANGIRNTKIEDIANVLGMAKGGFYYYFKSKEELLLEIMDNSVISRKEFLKEVGDLEVPFEEKLKMIVRRRLTLKDDRYNLFLFAKIYENGEINLTYDEYMKRDIIFSEFLNNNKEHIKEEYRSEIEKIRTMLSSSLTTLLLYLITQTGIEVVDEDSYKRMVEKYATIDITREIEMFYNLFLKSMLN from the coding sequence GTGACGAAAAGAGATCGTATAAAGAGAACCGCAACTATTTTATTTGCAGCTAATGGAATCAGAAATACTAAAATAGAAGATATAGCTAATGTTTTAGGAATGGCAAAAGGTGGATTTTACTACTATTTTAAAAGTAAAGAGGAGTTACTGTTAGAAATAATGGATAACTCTGTTATAAGTAGAAAAGAGTTTTTAAAAGAAGTTGGAGACTTAGAAGTTCCATTTGAAGAAAAATTAAAAATGATTGTTAGAAGAAGATTAACTTTAAAAGATGATAGATATAATCTGTTTTTATTTGCTAAAATTTATGAGAATGGCGAGATAAACTTAACATATGATGAGTATATGAAAAGAGATATTATCTTTAGTGAGTTCTTAAATAACAACAAAGAACACATAAAAGAAGAGTATAGAAGTGAAATTGAAAAAATTAGAACAATGCTAAGTTCATCACTAACAACTCTTTTATTATATTTAATAACTCAGACAGGAATAGAAGTAGTAGATGAAGATAGCTATAAGAGAATGGTTGAAAAATATGCAACTATTGATATAACTAGAGAGATTGAAATGTTTTATAATCTGTTTTTAAAGTCTATGTTAAATTAA
- a CDS encoding M50 family metallopeptidase: MDIIIALLLLGLIIFIHELGHFLAARFFKMPVSEFAIGMGPELYSYYTGKTLYSIRIIPIGGFVNIDGMEVESKVENGFNSKPPFARFVVLFAGVFMNFMLALLVILGVTFASGKAIQNTNPIVGNVIKEAKASTVLKENDIIKEIDGTKITTWSEIGETIAKDSKKRDALDVVIERDGKTLDVVVPLTKISEEKPAIMGIIPEYKFEKYGFGEGIKQSFKIFIGVFEDTLGGVKMLVTGKVKAKDISGPVGIVKVVGDASKSGSSGILIWLLAILSINVGIFNLLPFPALDGGRIIFVILELIGIKVDKKLEERVHTIGMIMLFGLIIFATANDIFNIFKF; the protein is encoded by the coding sequence ATGGATATAATAATAGCGCTACTATTACTAGGATTAATAATTTTTATACATGAATTAGGACATTTTTTAGCAGCAAGATTTTTTAAAATGCCTGTTTCTGAGTTTGCAATAGGAATGGGACCAGAACTATATTCTTATTATACTGGAAAAACTTTATACTCTATTAGAATAATACCAATAGGTGGATTTGTTAATATTGATGGAATGGAAGTTGAAAGTAAAGTTGAAAATGGTTTTAACAGTAAGCCACCATTTGCAAGATTTGTAGTTTTATTTGCTGGAGTATTTATGAATTTTATGTTAGCTCTATTAGTAATACTAGGAGTAACATTTGCTAGTGGAAAAGCAATTCAAAATACTAATCCAATAGTAGGAAATGTAATAAAAGAGGCAAAAGCATCAACAGTTTTGAAAGAAAATGATATTATAAAAGAGATAGATGGGACAAAAATAACAACATGGTCTGAGATAGGTGAGACAATAGCAAAAGATTCTAAAAAGAGAGATGCTTTAGATGTAGTTATAGAAAGAGATGGAAAAACTTTAGATGTGGTAGTTCCATTGACTAAAATTAGTGAAGAAAAACCAGCAATAATGGGAATAATTCCTGAATATAAATTTGAAAAATATGGTTTTGGAGAGGGAATAAAACAATCTTTCAAAATATTTATAGGAGTATTTGAAGATACATTAGGTGGAGTAAAAATGCTTGTAACAGGTAAAGTAAAAGCTAAGGATATTAGTGGTCCTGTTGGAATAGTTAAAGTTGTAGGAGATGCAAGTAAAAGTGGTAGTTCTGGAATTTTAATTTGGTTATTAGCTATTTTATCAATAAATGTAGGAATATTTAATTTACTACCTTTCCCAGCTTTAGATGGAGGAAGAATTATATTTGTTATATTAGAATTAATTGGAATAAAAGTTGATAAAAAACTTGAAGAAAGAGTTCATACAATTGGTATGATCATGTTATTTGGGTTAATTATATTTGCAACAGCTAACGATATATTTAATATTTTTAAATTTTAA
- a CDS encoding dTMP kinase encodes MIIMEEIKKGKLIVIEGTDSSGKETQTAMLFEKLSKEIKKIRKISFPNYNSPACAPVKMYLAGEFGTDAEKVNPYPASTMYAIDRYASYKTDWGNFYKDGGIIITDRYTTSNMVHQASKIDNSKEKEIYLSWLEDLEYNKMEIPRPDLVIFLNMPTETAQKLMAERKNKITGEDKKDIHEKNVEYLKKSHKNACEISKKYSWKEIECVENNRLKTIEEISNEVFELVSEIL; translated from the coding sequence ATGATAATTATGGAAGAGATTAAAAAAGGAAAGCTTATAGTTATAGAGGGAACAGATTCAAGTGGAAAAGAAACACAAACGGCCATGCTATTTGAAAAGTTATCAAAAGAGATTAAGAAAATAAGAAAGATATCTTTTCCAAATTATAATAGTCCAGCATGTGCTCCAGTAAAAATGTATTTAGCAGGAGAATTTGGGACTGATGCGGAAAAAGTAAATCCGTATCCAGCTTCAACAATGTATGCAATAGATAGATATGCTTCTTATAAAACCGATTGGGGAAATTTTTATAAAGATGGTGGAATAATTATAACAGATAGGTATACAACATCAAATATGGTTCACCAAGCATCTAAAATAGATAATTCTAAAGAAAAAGAGATATATTTATCTTGGTTAGAAGATTTAGAATATAATAAAATGGAAATACCAAGACCAGATTTAGTTATTTTTTTAAATATGCCAACGGAAACAGCTCAAAAGTTAATGGCTGAAAGAAAAAATAAAATAACTGGTGAAGACAAAAAAGATATTCATGAAAAAAACGTTGAATATTTGAAAAAATCTCATAAAAATGCGTGTGAAATATCAAAAAAATACTCTTGGAAAGAGATCGAATGCGTTGAAAATAATAGATTAAAAACAATAGAAGAAATTTCAAATGAGGTGTTTGAGCTCGTAAGTGAAATTTTATAA
- a CDS encoding phosphatidate cytidylyltransferase, which yields MLNRILVALIGIPLLMTVLLKGGFLLLLFVNFVILVGLFEFYKMAEIGGKKPDVNLGYIAGLAIPNIIYFANVDNSTLILMPITLLTIALIGKKVLQNKVENSSRDIGITLLGVIYISGLFTHLLLMNYLPNGGKWLLTIQILVWVCDSFAYFVGMGIGRKIFKQGFSSISPKKSIEGSIGGIVFTMGTIYLINKYFNIFGADVNIIVVLLFGFLISIVAQIGDLGESMFKREFKVKDSGKLLGEHGGILDRFDSMLFVVPVVYYLLKFI from the coding sequence ATGTTAAATAGGATATTAGTAGCTTTAATAGGAATACCACTTTTAATGACAGTATTGTTAAAAGGAGGGTTTTTGCTATTATTGTTTGTAAACTTTGTTATTTTAGTAGGATTGTTTGAGTTTTATAAAATGGCAGAAATCGGTGGGAAAAAACCAGATGTAAATTTAGGATATATAGCTGGATTAGCTATACCAAACATAATATATTTTGCAAATGTAGATAATTCAACACTTATACTTATGCCAATAACGCTATTGACAATAGCTTTAATAGGAAAAAAAGTTTTACAAAACAAAGTTGAAAATTCAAGTAGAGATATTGGGATTACTTTACTTGGAGTTATTTATATTTCAGGACTATTTACACATCTATTATTAATGAATTATTTGCCAAATGGTGGAAAATGGTTGTTAACAATTCAAATTTTAGTGTGGGTATGTGATTCGTTTGCATATTTTGTAGGAATGGGAATAGGTAGAAAAATATTTAAACAAGGATTTAGTTCAATAAGTCCAAAAAAATCTATTGAAGGTTCTATCGGAGGAATAGTTTTTACAATGGGAACTATTTATTTGATAAACAAGTATTTTAATATTTTTGGAGCTGATGTAAATATAATAGTAGTTTTATTATTTGGATTTTTAATAAGTATAGTGGCTCAAATAGGTGATTTAGGTGAATCTATGTTTAAAAGAGAGTTTAAAGTTAAGGATTCAGGAAAATTACTAGGAGAACATGGTGGGATATTAGATCGTTTTGATAGTATGTTATTTGTTGTACCAGTTGTATATTATTTGTTAAAATTTATTTAG
- a CDS encoding peptidylprolyl isomerase, producing MAIRKFRKNMKPVIWVVTIFFLISLIAGYAMSFRSSSANTQLAFKLNGKKVTMVEAHRSMAIMSENYKRYLGTNIDPELMNTIAFNELINRNLLLEMADKLKVKVSGSEVDAQMDQIKAAFPDKEQFKSALLSQGYTTKTLENEIRENLILQKTSEAITQGVQVTPQEIDEYYADYKYTMFQGKPLEDVKAQIEQALKLQKGAEVYAKDISEARAKMRLEDLDKNFDAYVEKEAFEFDGVKVSNVEFDKRVLNTLTMTKGDLEQAKELAKSSIESEIKLLKASEAKGIKVDTILPLDLQVANAVKELYSKLKSEITYTQNDLKEFFEENQLNYDTLESADANIAILKVQPTESDDQKAKEKAEDLLKKVNKNNFADMAKNFSDGPSGPTGGALGTFKKGDMVKPFEEAAFAGTPGEIYPEVVKTQFGYHIIFVQEKDDKAETVTASHILIIPEPSEETLNSKNTQVSQIVKDLTDKTITFEDLKNDKDIVFSEKIDGITKEGYIPGLGYNEELAKAIYDSKVGDIGFIKDQKDFIIYKKDSQTDEKKADFQEFENQVKTDYINAKAQEALKEIELSTQNTEN from the coding sequence ATGGCAATTAGAAAGTTTAGAAAAAATATGAAACCAGTTATCTGGGTAGTAACAATATTCTTTTTAATAAGTTTGATAGCAGGTTATGCAATGTCATTTAGAAGTAGTTCTGCAAATACACAGTTAGCTTTTAAACTAAATGGTAAAAAAGTTACAATGGTAGAAGCACACAGATCTATGGCTATAATGTCTGAGAATTATAAAAGATACTTAGGAACTAATATAGATCCAGAGTTAATGAATACGATAGCTTTTAACGAGTTAATCAATAGAAATCTTTTATTAGAGATGGCAGATAAATTAAAGGTAAAAGTTTCAGGATCAGAAGTTGATGCTCAAATGGATCAAATAAAGGCAGCGTTTCCTGATAAAGAGCAGTTTAAAAGTGCACTTTTAAGTCAAGGATACACTACAAAAACTTTAGAAAATGAGATTAGAGAAAACTTAATATTACAAAAGACATCTGAAGCTATAACTCAAGGAGTACAAGTAACTCCTCAAGAGATTGATGAGTATTATGCTGATTACAAATATACAATGTTCCAAGGAAAACCATTAGAAGATGTTAAAGCTCAAATAGAGCAAGCTTTAAAATTACAAAAAGGTGCTGAAGTATATGCAAAAGATATATCTGAAGCTAGAGCAAAAATGAGGTTAGAAGATTTAGATAAAAACTTCGATGCTTATGTAGAAAAAGAAGCATTTGAATTTGATGGAGTAAAAGTAAGTAACGTTGAGTTTGATAAAAGAGTTTTAAATACTTTAACAATGACGAAAGGTGATTTAGAGCAAGCGAAAGAGTTAGCAAAATCGTCAATTGAATCAGAGATAAAGTTATTAAAAGCATCTGAGGCTAAAGGAATAAAAGTAGATACTATTTTACCATTAGATTTACAAGTTGCAAATGCTGTAAAAGAGCTGTATAGTAAGTTAAAATCAGAAATAACATACACTCAAAATGATTTAAAAGAGTTCTTTGAAGAGAATCAATTAAATTATGATACATTAGAAAGTGCTGATGCAAATATTGCTATTTTAAAAGTTCAACCAACAGAAAGTGATGATCAGAAGGCAAAAGAGAAAGCTGAAGATCTTTTAAAGAAGGTTAATAAAAATAATTTTGCAGACATGGCTAAAAACTTCTCTGATGGGCCAAGTGGTCCTACAGGAGGAGCTTTAGGAACTTTTAAAAAGGGAGATATGGTAAAACCTTTTGAGGAAGCAGCTTTTGCAGGGACTCCTGGGGAGATTTATCCAGAGGTTGTAAAGACTCAATTTGGATATCATATAATTTTTGTACAAGAGAAAGATGATAAAGCTGAAACAGTTACAGCAAGCCATATTTTAATTATTCCAGAACCATCAGAAGAAACATTAAATTCAAAAAATACTCAAGTTTCTCAAATCGTTAAAGATTTAACTGATAAAACAATAACATTTGAAGATTTGAAAAATGATAAAGATATAGTTTTCTCTGAGAAAATAGATGGAATTACAAAAGAAGGATATATTCCAGGATTAGGATACAATGAAGAGCTAGCAAAAGCTATTTATGATTCTAAAGTTGGAGATATTGGATTTATTAAAGATCAAAAAGATTTTATAATCTATAAAAAAGACTCACAAACAGATGAGAAAAAAGCTGATTTCCAAGAGTTTGAAAATCAAGTAAAAACAGATTATATTAATGCAAAAGCTCAAGAAGCTTTAAAAGAGATTGAGTTAAGTACACAAAATACAGAAAATTAA
- a CDS encoding sigma-54 dependent transcriptional regulator: MKKSILVVSERKETLKQVRKALSEVYEIITFNNLLDALDMLRESDFDVVLLDEYLTWFNFSEAKRKLNGIGKDFVVIGLLDEENEALIQEMKEADIYNYLLKPVDVKEMNRIMIPALRSLEIVKEKRKLEEKLSDTEDENEIIGQSTRIKEVKNLIDKVAESDLTVLITGENGVGKELIAKEIFKKSDRRKENYITISCASLPEDLIERELFGYERGAFLGATTSKKGILEEADGGTVFLDEISAMDLKAQSKVLRVIEYGEFRRVGGNKSRRVDVRFIVSTNKDLKEETEKGKFRKDLYHRLTAFPIEVAPLRDRKDDIPMLANYFLNKIVKDLRREIPVISGDAMKYLMEYSYPGNIRELKNMIERMVILCNDRNIDVEDLPLEIKMKSDTVENKTVIGVGPLKNILEQEIYALDEVEKVVIAMALQKTRWNKQETSKLLGIGRTTLYEKIRKYGLDTK; encoded by the coding sequence ATGAAAAAATCAATATTAGTAGTTTCAGAAAGAAAAGAAACATTAAAACAAGTAAGAAAAGCTTTATCAGAAGTTTATGAAATAATAACATTTAATAACTTATTAGATGCTCTAGATATGTTAAGAGAGAGTGATTTTGACGTAGTTTTATTAGATGAGTATTTAACATGGTTTAACTTTTCAGAAGCTAAAAGAAAGTTAAATGGAATAGGAAAAGATTTTGTAGTAATAGGATTACTTGATGAGGAAAATGAAGCTTTAATTCAAGAGATGAAGGAAGCGGATATCTATAACTATCTATTAAAACCAGTAGATGTTAAAGAGATGAACAGAATAATGATACCAGCTTTAAGAAGTTTAGAAATAGTAAAAGAAAAGAGAAAATTAGAAGAGAAGCTTTCTGATACAGAAGATGAAAATGAGATAATTGGACAGTCTACAAGAATTAAAGAGGTAAAAAACTTAATTGATAAAGTAGCAGAAAGTGATTTAACTGTTTTAATAACAGGAGAAAATGGAGTAGGAAAAGAGTTAATTGCTAAAGAGATATTCAAGAAGAGTGATAGAAGAAAAGAAAACTATATAACAATTTCATGTGCTTCTTTACCAGAAGATCTAATTGAAAGAGAGTTATTTGGTTATGAAAGAGGAGCGTTCTTAGGAGCGACTACAAGTAAAAAAGGAATTTTAGAAGAAGCAGATGGTGGAACTGTATTCCTTGATGAAATATCAGCGATGGATCTAAAAGCTCAATCAAAAGTTCTTAGAGTTATTGAATATGGAGAATTTAGAAGAGTTGGAGGAAATAAATCAAGAAGAGTAGATGTTAGATTTATTGTATCTACTAATAAAGATTTAAAAGAGGAAACAGAAAAAGGTAAATTCAGAAAAGACTTATACCATAGACTAACTGCTTTCCCAATTGAGGTAGCACCTTTAAGAGACAGAAAAGATGATATTCCTATGCTAGCAAACTACTTCTTAAATAAAATCGTAAAAGATTTAAGAAGAGAAATACCAGTTATTTCTGGAGATGCTATGAAATACTTAATGGAGTACTCTTACCCAGGAAATATAAGAGAATTAAAGAATATGATTGAAAGAATGGTAATTTTATGTAACGATAGAAATATTGATGTAGAAGATTTACCATTAGAAATAAAAATGAAATCTGATACAGTTGAAAATAAAACTGTTATTGGAGTAGGACCTTTAAAAAATATATTAGAGCAAGAAATATATGCTTTAGATGAAGTTGAAAAGGTAGTAATTGCAATGGCATTACAAAAGACAAGATGGAATAAACAAGAAACATCTAAGCTTTTAGGAATTGGAAGAACAACTCTTTATGAAAAAATCAGAAAATATGGATTAGATACAAAATAA
- a CDS encoding isoprenyl transferase: MSLRVPNHIAIIMDGNGRWAKEKGMPRTYGHKAGADTLRKILTSCGELGIKYLTVYAFSTENWKRAKEEVDTLMFLFKTYLKNEKKLLMKNNVKFLVSGRKEGVSKDLLEEISKLEEATKGNTGITLNIAFNYGGRAELVDAIKEIVKNNEKEITEETVEKYLYNQLPDPELLIRTSGEMRISNFLLWQIAYSEIYVTDTYWPDFNKDELIKAIESYQKRDRRFGGVK, encoded by the coding sequence ATGAGTTTAAGAGTACCAAATCATATAGCAATAATTATGGATGGGAATGGACGTTGGGCAAAAGAAAAAGGAATGCCTAGAACATATGGCCATAAAGCTGGAGCAGATACTTTAAGAAAAATATTAACTTCTTGTGGAGAGTTAGGTATAAAATATTTAACAGTTTATGCTTTTTCAACAGAAAATTGGAAAAGAGCAAAGGAAGAAGTAGATACTTTGATGTTTCTTTTCAAGACTTATTTAAAAAATGAAAAAAAATTATTAATGAAGAATAATGTTAAGTTTTTAGTTTCTGGGAGAAAAGAGGGTGTTAGTAAAGATCTTCTTGAAGAGATTAGTAAGTTGGAAGAAGCAACAAAAGGAAATACAGGAATAACATTGAATATAGCTTTTAATTATGGAGGTAGGGCCGAGTTAGTTGATGCTATAAAAGAGATTGTAAAAAATAACGAAAAAGAAATAACAGAAGAAACTGTAGAAAAATACTTATATAATCAATTGCCAGATCCAGAGTTACTAATAAGAACAAGTGGAGAAATGAGAATTTCTAATTTTTTATTATGGCAAATAGCCTATTCTGAAATATATGTAACAGATACTTATTGGCCAGATTTTAATAAAGATGAGTTAATAAAGGCTATAGAAAGTTATCAAAAAAGAGATAGGCGTTTTGGAGGAGTAAAATAG
- the dnaG gene encoding DNA primase, protein MKYKSEDIDLLLQQLHIEEVVGEFVDLKKTGANFKGLCPFHQDNNPSFVVSPNKNICKCFVCGAGGNPIKFYSEYKKISFVEAVEELANKYNIPIKKVGNSKVNENKEYYEIMEEAHNYYKEEMFKNTARDALEYLSRRKINPKLIKENEIGYAPNEWTGLYDYLIKKGFEKKKIFDLGLAKENEKGIYDAFRNRIIFPIYSVSGKIIAFGGRSLEDSKEIPKYINSQETPIFSKGKNLYGFIQKGSNIKKKNYSILMEGYMDVLSSHSYGFDVALAPLGTALTEEQAHLLKKYTNNVILSFDMDEAGQKATERSILILKSAGFNIRVLLYKDAKDPDDYLKKYGKEAFLKVVKESLEAFDYLYLRYSSEYSLEDHMSKQNFINRFKDFFQCLESDLEKSLYIDKLGKSLNIELDVLKSILITNNKKRTKNTYEKKEESKDLDEKGLYNLEKLTLALVLSENEYLEDFRDKEISSSLGKKIFQYIEFLKENQEKSSNIIKDIILTGNLTQDEEKELVNISLLSIDDYSNKLDIEKGFQIIFMSWFILELKEALKERSNLLKHIKLKKIEDKLKQHIEFNDLCALYEEFKSINA, encoded by the coding sequence ATGAAATATAAATCAGAAGATATTGATTTATTGTTACAACAATTACATATTGAAGAGGTTGTAGGAGAATTTGTTGACTTGAAGAAAACAGGAGCTAATTTTAAAGGTTTGTGTCCCTTTCATCAAGATAATAATCCATCGTTTGTAGTAAGCCCAAATAAAAATATTTGTAAATGTTTTGTATGTGGTGCAGGTGGAAATCCTATAAAATTCTATTCAGAGTATAAAAAAATATCTTTTGTTGAAGCAGTAGAAGAGTTAGCAAATAAATATAATATTCCAATAAAAAAAGTAGGAAATAGTAAAGTTAATGAAAATAAAGAGTATTATGAAATTATGGAAGAGGCTCATAATTATTACAAAGAGGAGATGTTTAAAAATACAGCTCGAGATGCTTTAGAATATCTATCTAGAAGAAAAATAAACCCAAAATTAATAAAAGAAAATGAAATAGGATATGCTCCCAATGAATGGACGGGACTTTATGATTATCTTATAAAAAAGGGGTTTGAAAAAAAGAAGATATTTGATTTAGGTTTGGCTAAAGAAAATGAAAAGGGAATTTATGATGCTTTTAGAAACAGAATTATTTTTCCGATATACTCAGTTTCTGGTAAAATTATAGCTTTTGGTGGTAGATCTTTAGAAGATAGTAAAGAGATTCCAAAATATATAAATTCACAAGAAACACCTATTTTTTCAAAAGGAAAAAACTTATATGGATTTATCCAAAAAGGAAGTAACATTAAAAAGAAAAACTATTCTATTTTAATGGAAGGGTATATGGACGTTTTATCAAGTCATTCTTATGGTTTTGATGTGGCTTTAGCACCATTAGGAACAGCTTTAACAGAGGAACAAGCACATTTATTAAAAAAATATACTAATAATGTGATACTTTCTTTTGATATGGATGAAGCTGGACAAAAAGCTACTGAGAGATCTATACTTATTTTAAAATCAGCTGGATTTAATATACGAGTATTGTTATATAAAGATGCAAAAGATCCTGATGATTATTTGAAAAAGTATGGAAAAGAAGCTTTTTTAAAAGTTGTAAAAGAGTCTTTAGAAGCTTTTGACTACCTTTATTTAAGATATTCTTCTGAGTATAGTTTAGAAGATCATATGTCAAAGCAAAATTTCATAAATAGATTTAAAGATTTTTTTCAGTGTTTAGAAAGTGATTTAGAAAAAAGTTTATATATTGATAAATTAGGAAAATCATTAAATATTGAATTAGATGTTTTAAAATCTATTCTGATAACGAATAATAAGAAAAGAACAAAAAATACTTACGAAAAAAAAGAGGAAAGTAAGGATTTAGACGAAAAAGGACTATATAATCTAGAGAAATTGACATTAGCATTAGTTCTTTCTGAAAATGAGTATCTTGAAGATTTTAGAGATAAAGAGATCAGTAGTAGTTTAGGAAAAAAAATATTTCAATATATAGAGTTTTTAAAAGAAAACCAAGAAAAAAGTTCTAATATAATAAAAGATATAATATTAACAGGAAATCTAACTCAAGATGAAGAAAAAGAGTTAGTAAATATATCGTTACTTTCTATAGATGATTACTCAAATAAATTAGATATAGAAAAAGGATTTCAAATTATTTTTATGTCGTGGTTTATTTTAGAATTAAAAGAAGCATTAAAAGAGAGAAGTAATTTGTTAAAACATATTAAGCTAAAGAAAATAGAGGATAAATTGAAACAACATATTGAGTTCAATGACCTTTGTGCATTGTATGAAGAATTTAAAAGTATCAATGCTTAA
- the nadD gene encoding nicotinate (nicotinamide) nucleotide adenylyltransferase, whose translation MKIGIYGGSFNPIHNGHIYMAKFIIDYLKLDKLLVIPVGTPSHRKNILADANMRLKMCEIAFKDQEKIEVSDIEVKSKEVSFTYDTLLKIIEKYPNNEYYEIIGEDSGAYFHKWKNYKEILKLAKVVVLQREGYTTLLKDSNLLQVKNPFLNCSSTRVREAVLREESIENMVPKEIAEFIKVNKLYKK comes from the coding sequence ATGAAAATAGGAATATATGGAGGAAGTTTTAATCCTATTCATAATGGTCATATATATATGGCAAAGTTTATTATAGATTATTTAAAATTAGATAAACTTTTGGTTATACCTGTAGGAACTCCTTCTCATAGAAAAAATATATTAGCAGATGCGAATATGAGATTAAAAATGTGTGAAATAGCATTTAAAGATCAAGAGAAAATAGAAGTTTCAGATATAGAAGTTAAATCAAAAGAGGTTTCATTTACATATGATACATTGTTGAAAATTATTGAAAAATATCCAAATAATGAATATTATGAAATTATTGGTGAAGATTCAGGAGCATATTTTCATAAATGGAAAAATTATAAAGAGATTTTAAAATTAGCTAAAGTTGTTGTTCTTCAGCGAGAAGGATATACTACCTTGTTAAAAGATTCAAATCTTTTACAGGTGAAAAATCCATTTTTGAATTGTTCTTCAACAAGAGTGAGAGAAGCTGTTTTAAGAGAGGAATCCATAGAGAATATGGTACCAAAAGAGATAGCAGAGTTCATAAAAGTTAATAAACTATACAAAAAGTAA